One Frankia alni ACN14a DNA window includes the following coding sequences:
- the hrcA gene encoding heat-inducible transcriptional repressor HrcA, producing the protein MLEERRLEVLRAIVEDFVLSNEPVGSKALAERHNLGVSPATVRNDMSALEEEGYITQPHTSAGRIPTDKGYRLFVDRLSGVKPLSRAERRAIQSFLEGAVDLDDVVRRSVRLLAQLTRQVAVVQYPSLSSSSVRHIEVVTLGPRRMLMVMITDTGRVEQRIIDSLTPVDEEIAGELRATLNCALAGQRLVDAPEVVATLPDQARPELRPCLATMTGAVLESLVDRPEERLAMAGTANLTRASVDFADSLRSILEALEEQVVLMKLIGSARETGTVTVRIGRETDVDALRSTAVVATGYGRGPFALGGMGVVGPMRMDYPWTMAAVRAVAKYVGELLGAD; encoded by the coding sequence GTGCTAGAGGAACGGCGGCTCGAAGTCCTGCGGGCGATCGTGGAGGACTTCGTCCTGAGCAACGAGCCGGTGGGCTCCAAGGCGCTGGCGGAGCGTCATAATCTCGGGGTCTCGCCGGCTACTGTCCGCAACGACATGTCCGCGTTGGAGGAAGAGGGCTACATCACGCAGCCCCACACCAGCGCCGGGCGGATTCCGACGGACAAGGGCTACCGGTTGTTCGTCGACCGGTTGTCCGGGGTCAAGCCGCTGTCCCGGGCCGAGCGCCGGGCCATCCAGAGCTTTCTGGAAGGCGCTGTCGACCTCGACGACGTCGTCCGCCGCTCGGTTCGCCTGCTCGCTCAGCTCACCCGCCAGGTTGCGGTGGTGCAGTACCCGTCGCTGTCGAGCAGCAGCGTCCGGCACATCGAGGTGGTGACCCTCGGCCCGCGGCGGATGCTCATGGTGATGATCACCGATACCGGTCGGGTGGAGCAGCGGATCATCGACAGTCTCACGCCGGTGGACGAGGAGATCGCGGGCGAGCTGCGGGCGACCCTCAACTGCGCGCTGGCCGGCCAGCGGCTGGTCGACGCCCCCGAGGTCGTCGCCACCCTGCCCGACCAGGCCCGCCCGGAGCTGCGGCCGTGCCTGGCGACGATGACCGGGGCGGTGCTGGAGTCCCTGGTGGATCGCCCGGAGGAGCGTCTCGCCATGGCCGGTACGGCGAACCTCACCAGGGCCTCGGTCGACTTCGCCGACTCGTTGCGGTCGATACTGGAGGCGCTCGAGGAGCAGGTCGTGTTGATGAAGCTCATCGGCTCGGCCCGCGAGACCGGTACTGTAACGGTACGCATCGGTCGAGAGACGGACGTGGACGCCCTGCGGTCGACCGCAGTGGTGGCCACCGGCTATGGCCGCGGTCCTTTCGCCCTGGGCGGAATGGGAGTGGTCGGTCCGATGCGCATGGACTATCCGTGGACGATGGCGGCCGTCCGGGCCGTCGCCAAATACGTGGGTGAACTCTTGGGTGCCGACTGA
- the dnaJ gene encoding molecular chaperone DnaJ codes for MAVDYYAVLGVRRDASNDEIKRAYRKLARELHPDVNPDPEAQQRFRGVTAAYEVLSDPEKRQIVDLGGDPLAPGGGGGGAGSPFGAGFGGLGDIMDAFFGGGTARGPRSRVRRGNDALLRIELDLAETAFGATREITVDTAAVCSTCTGAGAAPGTHPATCGTCGGRGEVQQVTRSFLGQMVTSRPCPRCSGTGTVIEHPCRDCGGDGRVRKRRTLTVKIPSGVEDGMRIRLSGEGEVGPGGGPPGDLYVEVSERQHPVFTREGDDLHCELPLPMTSAALGTSATLETLDGTETIAVKPGTQPGEVIKLAGRGVPHLRAAGRGHLHIHINVETPTKLDAEQERLLRELAKIRDEEAPAVVGGSTGGSASGLFRRRGSRRGR; via the coding sequence ATGGCCGTGGACTACTACGCAGTTCTCGGCGTGCGCCGAGACGCGTCGAACGACGAGATCAAACGGGCCTACCGCAAGCTCGCACGGGAGCTGCACCCTGATGTCAACCCCGACCCGGAGGCGCAGCAGCGTTTCCGCGGGGTGACCGCGGCCTACGAGGTGCTCTCGGACCCGGAGAAGCGCCAGATCGTCGACCTGGGCGGCGACCCGCTCGCGCCCGGTGGCGGTGGTGGGGGTGCCGGCTCGCCGTTCGGCGCCGGCTTCGGCGGGCTCGGCGACATCATGGACGCCTTCTTCGGCGGCGGGACGGCCCGCGGGCCCCGCTCCCGGGTCCGGCGCGGCAACGACGCGCTGCTGCGGATCGAGCTGGACCTGGCCGAGACCGCCTTCGGTGCCACCCGGGAGATCACCGTGGACACCGCGGCCGTGTGCTCGACCTGCACCGGCGCCGGGGCGGCTCCCGGCACCCATCCGGCGACCTGCGGCACCTGCGGCGGTCGTGGGGAGGTCCAGCAGGTGACCCGCTCCTTCCTGGGGCAGATGGTCACCTCTCGTCCGTGCCCGCGCTGCTCGGGTACCGGCACGGTGATCGAGCATCCCTGCCGCGACTGCGGGGGGGACGGCCGGGTCCGCAAGCGTCGCACCCTGACGGTGAAGATCCCCTCCGGGGTTGAGGACGGGATGCGCATCCGGCTGTCCGGGGAGGGCGAGGTCGGCCCCGGTGGCGGGCCGCCGGGCGACCTGTACGTCGAGGTCTCCGAACGCCAGCATCCGGTGTTCACCCGTGAGGGCGACGACCTGCACTGCGAGCTGCCGCTGCCGATGACCTCGGCGGCGCTGGGCACCTCCGCCACCCTGGAGACCCTCGACGGCACCGAGACGATCGCGGTGAAGCCGGGCACCCAGCCAGGCGAGGTCATCAAGCTTGCCGGGCGCGGCGTCCCGCACCTGCGGGCCGCCGGGCGGGGGCACCTGCACATCCACATCAACGTGGAGACGCCGACGAAGCTGGACGCGGAGCAGGAGCGGTTGCTCCGGGAGCTGGCGAAGATCCGGGACGAGGAGGCGCCCGCGGTCGTGGGCGGTTCCACCGGTGGCAGCGCGAGCGGGCTGTTCCGCCGGCGCGGGTCGCGGCGCGGGCGCTAG
- a CDS encoding 16S rRNA (uracil(1498)-N(3))-methyltransferase: MFTLSGPEGRHAATVRRLRPGEPVDVTDGRGAALECAVVAVRRDEIDCAVRRRVDAAVPHPRLVVVQALAKGDRGERAVEMLTEVGVDEIVPWSAARSVVRWDGERGGRARERWVRAAAEASKQSHRLHWPVVGDLVGTAELTRRVASAALAVVLHEQAGDPLVGLARRSAAALDGVTAVASVASAAQPNPAAEILLVVGPEGGIADAEVDALHQAGAVVARLGPTVLRTSTAGVVASSVVLADLGRWDARRVDG; this comes from the coding sequence GTGTTCACCCTGTCCGGACCGGAGGGGCGTCATGCGGCGACGGTGCGCCGGCTGCGCCCCGGCGAGCCGGTGGACGTCACCGACGGTCGCGGGGCGGCGTTGGAGTGCGCCGTCGTCGCCGTCCGGCGCGACGAGATCGACTGTGCGGTGCGCCGACGGGTCGACGCGGCGGTGCCACATCCCCGCCTCGTCGTCGTGCAGGCGCTGGCCAAGGGCGACCGCGGCGAGCGGGCGGTGGAAATGCTGACCGAGGTCGGTGTCGACGAGATCGTGCCGTGGTCGGCGGCGCGCTCGGTGGTCCGTTGGGACGGCGAGCGGGGCGGGCGGGCCCGGGAACGCTGGGTTCGGGCCGCGGCGGAGGCGTCGAAGCAGTCCCACCGCCTGCACTGGCCGGTGGTCGGCGACCTCGTCGGGACGGCGGAGCTGACCCGGCGTGTGGCGTCGGCGGCCCTCGCCGTGGTGCTGCACGAGCAGGCCGGCGACCCGCTGGTGGGCCTGGCCCGCCGCAGCGCCGCGGCCCTCGACGGGGTGACGGCGGTGGCATCGGTGGCATCCGCGGCTCAACCGAACCCGGCGGCGGAGATCCTGCTCGTCGTCGGCCCCGAGGGGGGCATCGCCGACGCCGAGGTGGACGCGCTGCATCAGGCCGGCGCCGTGGTGGCGCGCCTGGGTCCGACGGTGCTGCGCACCTCCACCGCCGGCGTGGTGGCGTCCTCGGTCGTTCTTGCGGATCTCGGCCGCTGGGACGCTCGACGTGTTGATGGATAG
- a CDS encoding PhoH family protein: protein MPESVTPPVAPAAAATTRIVVPGPHSMVSLLGQQDELLRTVERAFSSDIHVRGNEITITGPPAENELAAQLFAELIALLDAGTELSPQHVDHSLAMLRSGSQERPAEVLTLNILSNRGRTIRPKTLNQKRYVDAIDQHTIVFGIGPAGTGKTYLAMAKAVQALQAKKVNRIILTRPAVEAGERLGFLPGTLYEKIDPYLRPLYDALHDMIDPDSIPRLMQAGTIEVAPLAYMRGRTLNDAFIILDEAQNTSPEQMKMFLTRLGFGAKIVVTGDVTQVDLPSGTRSGLRVVREILDGVEDVHFASLTSSDVVRHRLVSEIVDAYARWDAAADHAGAAAAAPARPGRRERR, encoded by the coding sequence ATGCCCGAATCCGTCACGCCACCCGTCGCGCCGGCCGCTGCGGCCACGACGCGCATCGTCGTCCCCGGCCCGCACAGCATGGTGAGCCTGCTGGGCCAGCAGGACGAACTGCTGCGTACCGTCGAGCGGGCCTTCTCCTCGGACATCCACGTGCGCGGCAACGAGATCACCATCACCGGCCCGCCGGCGGAGAACGAACTGGCCGCGCAGCTGTTCGCGGAGCTCATCGCCCTGCTCGACGCGGGCACCGAGCTCAGCCCGCAGCACGTCGACCACTCGCTGGCGATGCTGCGCAGCGGTTCGCAGGAGCGGCCCGCCGAGGTCCTCACCCTCAACATCCTGTCGAACCGGGGCCGGACGATCCGCCCCAAGACGCTCAATCAGAAGCGTTACGTCGACGCGATCGACCAGCACACGATCGTGTTCGGGATCGGGCCCGCCGGTACCGGCAAGACGTACCTGGCGATGGCGAAGGCGGTTCAGGCGCTGCAGGCCAAGAAGGTCAACCGGATCATCCTGACCCGGCCGGCGGTCGAGGCGGGGGAGCGGCTCGGCTTCCTGCCGGGCACCCTGTACGAGAAGATCGATCCCTACCTGCGCCCGCTCTACGACGCGCTGCACGACATGATCGACCCGGACTCGATCCCGCGGCTGATGCAGGCCGGGACGATCGAGGTCGCCCCGCTGGCCTACATGCGCGGCCGGACCCTGAACGACGCCTTCATCATCCTCGACGAGGCGCAGAACACCTCGCCCGAGCAGATGAAGATGTTCCTCACCCGGCTCGGCTTCGGAGCCAAGATCGTGGTGACGGGTGACGTCACCCAGGTCGACCTGCCCAGCGGTACCCGCAGCGGGCTGCGGGTCGTCCGGGAGATCCTCGACGGCGTCGAGGACGTGCACTTCGCGTCCCTGACCAGCTCCGACGTCGTCCGCCACCGGCTGGTGAGCGAGATCGTCGACGCGTACGCCCGCTGGGACGCCGCCGCGGACCATGCTGGTGCCGCGGCTGCGGCGCCCGCCCGCCCCGGCCGCCGCGAGCGACGGTGA
- the ybeY gene encoding rRNA maturation RNase YbeY, with protein MAVFVANESGANDVDEVRLTALARFVLDAMKVNPLAELSVMLVEEKAMADLHVRYMGEEGPTDVLSFAQDDAFDASWSESVDDDPTTLLGDVVLCPDVARRQAEQAGHSHERELHLLCTHGILHLLGYDHAEPDEEREMWKIQNKLLASWDTAVKAAGGKRPAGGADGADGAGEPGPTAAR; from the coding sequence ATGGCCGTGTTCGTCGCCAACGAGTCGGGCGCGAACGACGTGGACGAGGTCCGGCTCACGGCCCTCGCCCGCTTCGTGCTCGACGCGATGAAGGTGAACCCGCTGGCGGAGCTGTCGGTGATGCTGGTCGAGGAGAAGGCCATGGCCGACCTGCACGTGCGGTACATGGGCGAGGAGGGCCCGACCGACGTGCTCTCCTTCGCGCAGGACGACGCGTTCGACGCCTCCTGGTCGGAGTCGGTCGACGACGATCCCACGACGCTGCTCGGAGATGTGGTCCTCTGCCCCGACGTCGCGCGCCGCCAGGCGGAGCAGGCGGGGCACTCCCACGAGCGCGAACTGCACCTGCTGTGCACCCACGGCATCCTGCACCTGCTCGGGTACGACCATGCCGAGCCGGACGAGGAACGCGAGATGTGGAAGATCCAGAACAAACTGTTGGCGTCCTGGGACACCGCGGTGAAGGCCGCCGGCGGGAAGCGTCCCGCCGGCGGTGCGGACGGTGCGGACGGAGCTGGAGAGCCCGGCCCCACCGCCGCGCGCTGA
- a CDS encoding hemolysin family protein, whose product MSSGDLLLVFIAVVASLAAAGFGCVDAALTRVSRVSVDTFARQGRAGAANLATVVADPGRFLALLLLLRVVGEMLAAACLTILFAHAYGTGFAAVGLGTLVATLIAYILVGVMFRTLGRQHAPAVALATAGLTVRLARIFGPLPRLLIALGNAVTPGPGFRDGPFASEAELRDLVDLAEENEVIEREERDMIASVFELGDTLVREVMVPRPDMVFIESSKTVRQALSLALRSGFSRVPVIGESVDDVVGIAFLKDMVRRERDGDEDGPVAEIMRAPVLVPESKPADDLLREMQASRTHMAIVIDEYGGTAGLVTIEDILEEIVGEITDEYDSEVAPVEWLDPDTARVTARLDVDDLVKLFDFDVDELPGADDSVTVGGLLATALGRVPIPGATVTVGGLRLSAERAAGRRNQIGTIVVSRPPRPPGDADDPAPGGADGGEPAGRSPQDGKVIS is encoded by the coding sequence ATGAGCTCCGGCGATCTTCTGCTTGTCTTCATCGCGGTGGTCGCGTCCCTCGCCGCCGCGGGTTTCGGCTGCGTGGACGCGGCCCTGACCCGGGTGTCGCGGGTGTCGGTGGACACCTTCGCGCGCCAGGGGCGTGCCGGTGCGGCGAACCTCGCGACCGTCGTCGCCGACCCCGGCCGCTTCCTCGCGTTGCTGCTGCTCCTGCGGGTGGTCGGCGAGATGCTCGCCGCAGCCTGCCTGACGATCCTGTTCGCGCACGCCTACGGGACGGGCTTCGCCGCCGTGGGGCTCGGCACCCTGGTGGCGACCCTGATCGCCTACATCCTCGTCGGGGTGATGTTCCGGACCCTCGGCCGCCAGCACGCCCCGGCGGTCGCGCTCGCCACCGCGGGGCTGACCGTTCGCCTCGCCCGGATCTTCGGGCCGCTGCCTCGGCTGCTCATCGCGTTGGGCAACGCCGTCACCCCGGGGCCCGGATTCCGGGACGGGCCCTTCGCCTCCGAGGCGGAGCTGCGCGACCTGGTCGACCTCGCCGAGGAGAACGAGGTCATCGAGCGCGAGGAACGCGACATGATCGCGTCGGTGTTCGAGCTGGGTGACACCCTCGTCCGGGAGGTGATGGTGCCACGACCGGACATGGTGTTCATCGAGTCGTCCAAGACCGTGCGCCAGGCTCTCTCGCTTGCCCTGCGCAGCGGTTTCTCCCGCGTCCCGGTGATCGGCGAGAGCGTCGACGACGTCGTGGGCATCGCCTTTCTCAAGGACATGGTCCGCCGCGAGCGCGACGGCGACGAGGACGGTCCCGTCGCCGAGATCATGCGCGCGCCCGTGCTCGTGCCGGAGAGCAAGCCCGCCGACGACCTGCTGCGGGAGATGCAGGCCTCGCGGACCCACATGGCGATCGTCATCGACGAGTACGGTGGGACCGCCGGGCTCGTGACCATCGAGGACATTCTCGAGGAGATCGTCGGCGAGATCACCGACGAGTACGACAGCGAGGTGGCACCGGTGGAGTGGCTCGATCCCGACACGGCTCGGGTCACCGCCCGGCTCGACGTGGACGATCTCGTCAAACTCTTCGACTTCGACGTCGACGAACTGCCCGGCGCGGACGACTCGGTGACCGTCGGCGGCCTGCTCGCCACGGCCCTGGGTCGGGTTCCCATCCCGGGCGCCACCGTGACGGTCGGCGGCCTGCGGCTGTCCGCGGAGCGGGCGGCCGGCCGGCGCAACCAGATCGGCACGATCGTCGTCAGCCGCCCGCCGCGCCCGCCGGGCGACGCCGACGACCCGGCCCCGGGCGGAGCAGACGGCGGTGAGCCGGCCGGGCGCTCACCCCAGGACGGAAAGGTAATCTCGTGA
- a CDS encoding cytidine deaminase: MTADPTPQATAPAGAALDLAAEDAKLLVLARSARLRAYVPDGRPAEGAALRDTDGRTYAAATVGLSRPELAISALRAAVAAAVSSGARRFEAAAVVTESDEVAGDDVATLAEFGAGVPVFLGGTDGVARSRTNS, translated from the coding sequence GTGACCGCTGACCCGACCCCGCAGGCGACGGCGCCCGCCGGGGCGGCCCTCGACCTGGCCGCGGAGGACGCGAAACTGCTCGTCCTGGCCCGCTCGGCGCGGCTGCGCGCCTACGTGCCCGACGGCAGGCCCGCCGAAGGTGCGGCCCTGCGTGACACCGACGGCCGCACCTACGCCGCCGCCACCGTCGGGCTGAGCCGGCCGGAGTTGGCGATCTCGGCGTTGCGGGCGGCCGTGGCCGCGGCGGTCTCCAGCGGGGCGCGCCGCTTCGAGGCCGCGGCCGTCGTCACGGAAAGTGATGAGGTCGCGGGCGACGATGTTGCCACCCTCGCCGAGTTCGGCGCCGGCGTCCCCGTCTTCCTCGGCGGCACCGACGGCGTGGCTCGCAGCAGGACGAACAGCTAG
- the era gene encoding GTPase Era, giving the protein MPTPSHAPGGTTPAEFRSGFACLVGRPNAGKSTLTNALVGTKVAITSGRPQTTRHAIRGIVHRTDAQLVLVDTPGLHRPRTLLGQRLNDVVRATLSEVDVVGFCMPADEPVGRGDRFIAEELSRLPKRTPVVAILTKTDKVGDADRIGARLLDVAGLGDFSDIVPVSAIRSYQVDVLADVLAARLPTGPALYPGGELTDEPEQVMVAELVREAALEGVRDELPHSLAVVVEEMIPREGRSPQNPLLDVRVNVFVERPSQKAIVIGSGGSRLKTVGTRARGQIEALLGTPVFLDLHVKVAKDWQRDPRQLRRLGF; this is encoded by the coding sequence GTGCCGACTCCGAGTCACGCCCCCGGCGGCACGACCCCGGCGGAGTTCAGGTCCGGGTTCGCCTGCCTCGTCGGCCGGCCCAACGCCGGCAAGTCGACGCTGACGAACGCGCTGGTCGGCACCAAGGTCGCCATCACCAGCGGCCGGCCGCAGACTACCCGGCACGCCATCCGGGGCATCGTGCACCGCACCGACGCCCAGCTCGTCCTCGTCGACACGCCCGGGCTGCACCGGCCGCGCACGCTGCTCGGCCAGCGTCTCAACGACGTCGTGCGCGCCACTCTGTCCGAGGTCGACGTCGTCGGCTTCTGCATGCCCGCCGACGAACCCGTGGGCCGGGGTGACCGCTTCATCGCCGAGGAGCTGTCCCGACTGCCGAAACGGACTCCGGTGGTGGCCATCCTGACCAAGACCGACAAGGTCGGCGACGCCGACAGGATCGGCGCGCGGCTGCTCGACGTGGCCGGCCTCGGCGACTTCAGTGACATCGTCCCGGTCAGCGCCATCCGCTCCTACCAGGTGGACGTGCTCGCCGACGTGCTGGCCGCCCGGCTGCCGACGGGCCCGGCACTCTACCCCGGCGGCGAGCTGACCGACGAGCCCGAGCAGGTCATGGTCGCCGAACTGGTCCGGGAGGCGGCGCTGGAGGGAGTCCGCGACGAGCTGCCGCATTCGCTGGCGGTGGTCGTCGAGGAGATGATCCCTCGGGAGGGTCGATCGCCCCAGAACCCGCTGCTGGACGTGCGGGTGAACGTCTTCGTCGAGCGACCCAGCCAGAAGGCGATCGTCATCGGCTCCGGCGGCTCCCGACTCAAGACGGTCGGCACCCGGGCCCGCGGGCAGATCGAGGCGCTGCTCGGCACGCCGGTCTTTCTGGACCTGCACGTCAAGGTCGCGAAGGACTGGCAGCGCGACCCCCGCCAGCTACGCCGCCTGGGCTTCTAG
- a CDS encoding NUDIX domain-containing protein, with protein MRVVRRAARAILIDGNGRLVVFRRTLPKRKPYWSTPGGGVDREDGSVEAALHRELAEELGATVDRVQQVFLTSPPRGDGIAVSHFFVCRLVSMDLSKRTGEEFTNPAKGRYDVERIDLRGKKLSRYALQPPEAKAFILANRQALLNAALTDDAPPLTLADDPAAAIPVPPARAAAAPGSAVTPAADETSAADGSSAADETSAAGPPSAAGRPAAPDDAGAAEPAPSSDRSSASLGTSGEPPESAEDTHPDQVTPTDKATPTDPTTTPDQTPRPDQTTTPDQTSTPDEVLTAGQTLAADPSTRADETVITDPARKRKQTESEQVTAREPDEAAGDAPVSRRTGSGDAGTPNDGSHAPTPSPSPATADAAAAAQRRPRRAMPPILEIVDGAVVNDGSDPPTRALPRRHRWPRWPFGR; from the coding sequence GTGCGGGTGGTACGGCGGGCGGCGCGAGCGATCCTCATCGACGGCAACGGCCGGCTGGTGGTCTTCCGGCGAACACTGCCGAAGCGCAAGCCCTACTGGTCCACCCCCGGCGGCGGGGTGGACCGCGAGGACGGCTCGGTGGAGGCGGCCCTGCACCGCGAACTCGCCGAGGAGCTCGGCGCGACCGTCGACCGCGTCCAGCAGGTGTTCCTCACCAGCCCGCCACGCGGCGACGGGATCGCGGTGTCGCACTTCTTCGTCTGCCGCCTGGTCTCCATGGACCTGAGCAAGCGCACCGGCGAGGAGTTCACGAACCCCGCCAAGGGCCGCTACGACGTCGAACGGATAGACCTGCGCGGCAAGAAGCTCAGCCGCTACGCCCTGCAGCCCCCGGAGGCCAAGGCCTTCATCCTCGCCAACCGCCAGGCGCTGCTGAACGCCGCGCTCACCGACGACGCACCACCGCTGACCCTCGCTGACGACCCGGCCGCCGCCATCCCCGTCCCACCCGCGCGAGCCGCGGCGGCACCCGGCTCCGCCGTGACACCGGCCGCCGACGAGACCTCCGCAGCCGACGGGAGCTCCGCAGCCGACGAGACCTCTGCAGCCGGCCCACCCTCGGCAGCCGGCCGGCCCGCGGCACCTGACGATGCCGGCGCAGCCGAGCCGGCCCCGTCATCCGACCGATCCTCGGCCTCCCTCGGGACGTCCGGCGAGCCCCCGGAGTCCGCCGAAGACACCCACCCCGACCAGGTCACGCCCACCGACAAGGCCACCCCCACCGACCCGACCACCACGCCCGACCAGACCCCCAGGCCCGACCAGACCACCACGCCCGACCAGACCTCCACGCCCGACGAGGTCCTCACGGCCGGCCAGACCCTCGCGGCCGACCCGAGCACCAGGGCCGACGAGACCGTGATCACCGACCCGGCCAGGAAGCGCAAGCAGACCGAGTCCGAGCAGGTCACCGCCAGGGAACCGGACGAGGCGGCCGGTGACGCCCCGGTGTCCCGGCGCACCGGTTCCGGTGATGCCGGGACACCGAACGACGGATCCCACGCCCCCACCCCCAGCCCCTCCCCCGCGACCGCGGACGCCGCCGCGGCGGCGCAGCGGCGACCGCGGCGGGCCATGCCACCTATCCTGGAGATCGTCGACGGCGCGGTCGTCAACGACGGGTCCGACCCTCCGACCCGGGCGCTTCCCCGCCGACATCGGTGGCCACGGTGGCCGTTCGGCCGCTGA
- the recO gene encoding DNA repair protein RecO — MTSPYRADPGSCNHGRVPVYRDEGVVLRTTPLAEADRIITVLTRRGGRVRAVAKGVRKTSSRFGSRLEPGTYVDLMLHSGRSLDTVTQADIISPYGTTIALDYARHTAAAVMLETAERLTSEERQPALRLFLLLVGGLRTLAAGQRPAPLVLDAYLLRSLAVSGYGMALDDCARCGEPGQHLSLSVAGGGVVCPQCRPHGAASVSAGAVRLLTDLLRGDWDGALASEARARREAGGIVAAYLQWHLERGLRALPHLERA; from the coding sequence ATGACCTCGCCTTACCGCGCCGACCCCGGGTCGTGCAACCATGGGCGGGTGCCGGTGTATCGCGACGAAGGGGTCGTCCTGCGAACGACCCCTCTCGCCGAGGCTGACCGCATCATCACCGTGCTCACCCGGCGTGGCGGCCGGGTCCGGGCTGTTGCCAAGGGTGTGCGCAAGACATCCTCGCGGTTCGGCTCCCGGCTGGAGCCGGGCACCTACGTCGACCTGATGCTGCACTCCGGCCGGTCACTGGACACCGTCACCCAGGCCGACATCATCTCTCCCTACGGCACGACGATCGCGCTCGACTACGCCCGGCACACCGCCGCGGCCGTGATGCTCGAGACCGCCGAGCGGCTGACCAGCGAGGAGCGTCAGCCCGCGCTGCGGTTGTTCCTGCTGCTCGTCGGTGGTCTGCGCACGCTCGCCGCGGGGCAGCGACCGGCTCCGCTCGTGCTCGACGCGTACCTGCTCCGATCGCTGGCGGTGTCCGGCTACGGCATGGCCCTGGACGACTGTGCCCGGTGCGGGGAGCCGGGCCAGCACCTGTCGCTGTCCGTTGCCGGCGGCGGCGTAGTGTGCCCGCAATGTCGTCCGCACGGCGCGGCGTCGGTCTCGGCGGGTGCGGTGCGACTCCTCACCGACCTGTTGCGCGGCGACTGGGACGGCGCGCTGGCCAGCGAGGCGCGCGCCCGGCGGGAGGCCGGCGGCATCGTGGCCGCCTATCTCCAGTGGCATCTCGAACGGGGGCTGCGCGCGCTGCCGCATCTGGAACGGGCATGA
- a CDS encoding isoprenyl transferase, with protein MTLRNDVGTRFRDPHPHPSGARPPALPRSLVPRHVGIVMDGNGRWAKRRGLARTKGHEAGEDALFDCVEGAIELGVRWLSVYAFSTENWKRSPDEVAFLMRFTDGVFGRRIADMDALGVRVRWAGRRPRLWGNVIRRLESSEERTRDNDRLTLVMCVNYGGRAEIADAAAAIARDVREGRLRADRIDEATVSRYLDEPDMPDLDLVIRTSGEQRLSNFLLWQAAYAEFSFVETLWPDFDRRNLWQACEEYARRDRRYGGIVAHRA; from the coding sequence GTGACTTTGCGCAATGACGTGGGGACGCGGTTCCGTGATCCGCATCCCCATCCCTCGGGGGCCCGGCCCCCGGCGCTGCCGCGCAGCCTGGTTCCGCGGCACGTGGGCATCGTCATGGACGGCAACGGCCGCTGGGCCAAGCGGCGCGGGCTCGCCCGGACGAAGGGGCACGAGGCCGGGGAGGACGCGCTGTTCGACTGCGTCGAGGGGGCGATCGAACTCGGCGTGCGCTGGCTGTCGGTGTACGCCTTCTCGACGGAGAACTGGAAGCGCTCGCCGGACGAGGTGGCGTTCCTGATGCGCTTCACCGACGGAGTGTTCGGCCGACGGATCGCGGACATGGACGCGCTCGGGGTGCGGGTGCGGTGGGCGGGGCGTCGTCCCCGACTCTGGGGGAACGTGATCCGGCGCCTGGAGTCCTCGGAGGAGCGCACCCGCGACAACGACCGGCTCACGCTGGTGATGTGCGTGAACTACGGCGGCCGGGCCGAGATCGCGGACGCCGCGGCGGCGATCGCCCGGGACGTGCGTGAGGGGCGGCTGCGGGCCGACCGGATCGACGAGGCCACGGTGAGTCGCTACCTCGACGAGCCCGACATGCCCGACCTCGACCTGGTCATCCGGACGTCCGGCGAACAGCGGCTGAGCAACTTCTTGCTCTGGCAGGCGGCGTACGCCGAGTTCTCGTTCGTCGAGACGCTCTGGCCCGACTTCGACCGCCGCAACCTGTGGCAGGCCTGCGAGGAGTACGCCCGCCGGGACCGCCGCTACGGCGGGATCGTCGCCCATCGTGCCTGA
- a CDS encoding antibiotic biosynthesis monooxygenase — translation MPDHPADADADADADADARASSDAAPSGPAVAGEPGSGWPGAGAGWAKAGSGAPVVAEIRFTVPATAAAGFPAAARAALDALARAAGFRSGRLARALDEPASWLLTSEWDGPGPWRRALSAFEVRYALTPLLVHAVDVPGAFEVLAALDPPGARDAGGDRLGVDPVDPVETAGGDVGRLARTYHSDRAADADTAAPGSS, via the coding sequence GTGCCTGACCATCCCGCCGACGCCGACGCCGACGCCGACGCCGACGCCGACGCGCGCGCGTCGTCGGACGCGGCGCCGTCCGGCCCGGCGGTGGCTGGCGAGCCCGGGTCCGGGTGGCCCGGCGCCGGCGCCGGCTGGGCGAAGGCGGGTTCCGGCGCGCCGGTGGTCGCCGAGATCCGCTTCACGGTGCCGGCGACGGCCGCAGCCGGCTTCCCCGCGGCGGCGCGGGCCGCGCTCGACGCACTTGCCCGGGCCGCCGGTTTCCGGTCCGGCCGGCTCGCCCGGGCGCTCGACGAGCCGGCGTCCTGGCTGCTGACCAGCGAGTGGGACGGCCCCGGCCCGTGGCGTCGGGCCCTGTCCGCGTTCGAGGTGCGGTACGCCCTCACGCCGCTGCTCGTCCACGCCGTCGACGTGCCCGGCGCCTTCGAGGTGCTCGCCGCCCTCGATCCGCCCGGGGCTCGGGATGCCGGCGGCGACCGGCTCGGCGTCGATCCCGTCGATCCTGTCGAGACGGCCGGCGGGGACGTCGGTCGCCTCGCTCGGACCTACCATTCGGACCGCGCTGCGGACGCGGACACCGCCGCGCCCGGCTCGTCCTGA